From one Mycobacterium colombiense CECT 3035 genomic stretch:
- a CDS encoding polysaccharide deacetylase family protein, whose product MAKRPDTQAWRYWRTVVGVAAAVAVLVIGGLTGHVTRADDLSCSVVKCVALTFDDGPGPFDERLLHILTANDAKATFFLIGNKVAANPAGAKRIADAGMEIGSHTWEHPNMTTIPREDIAAQFSKANDAITAATGRTPNLYRPAGGLSDPVVRQAAGQFGLAEILWDVIPFDWANDSNTAATRYMLMTYIKPGSVVLLHSTYSSTVDLVYQFIPVLKANGYRLVTVSDLLGSRSPGSSYGSRENGPPVNGLHDIPPGDIPTLPNTPSPKPMPNFPITDIPGQNSGGPNNGA is encoded by the coding sequence GTGGCGAAACGACCCGACACCCAAGCCTGGCGCTACTGGCGCACGGTTGTCGGTGTGGCGGCGGCCGTCGCGGTGCTGGTGATCGGCGGGCTCACGGGCCACGTGACGCGCGCCGACGACCTCAGCTGCTCGGTCGTCAAGTGCGTCGCGCTGACATTCGACGACGGGCCGGGGCCGTTCGACGAGCGGCTGCTGCACATCCTGACGGCGAACGACGCCAAGGCCACCTTCTTCCTGATCGGCAACAAGGTGGCCGCCAACCCGGCCGGGGCCAAGCGCATCGCCGACGCGGGGATGGAGATCGGCAGCCACACTTGGGAACACCCCAACATGACCACGATCCCGCGCGAGGACATCGCCGCCCAGTTCTCCAAGGCCAACGACGCGATCACCGCCGCGACCGGCCGCACCCCGAACCTGTATCGCCCCGCGGGCGGATTGTCCGACCCGGTGGTGCGCCAGGCCGCCGGTCAATTCGGGCTCGCCGAAATCCTCTGGGATGTGATCCCTTTCGATTGGGCGAACGACTCGAACACGGCGGCGACGCGGTACATGCTGATGACCTACATCAAGCCCGGCTCGGTGGTCCTGCTGCACAGCACCTACTCGAGCACCGTCGACCTGGTGTACCAGTTCATCCCGGTGCTCAAGGCCAACGGATACCGGCTGGTGACGGTCAGCGACCTGCTGGGATCACGTTCTCCCGGCAGCAGTTACGGCAGCCGGGAGAACGGTCCGCCCGTCAACGGCCTGCACGACATCCCGCCCGGCGACATCCCCACGCTGCCCAACACGCCCTCACCGAAACCGATGCCGAATTTCCCGATCACCGACATCCCGGGCCAGAACTCCGGCGGGCCGAACAACGGTGCTTAG